The following nucleotide sequence is from Streptomyces brevispora.
ATCACCACCGGCTTCACCCGGCTCGGCGACGAACTCCTCGACTCCTCGCTCCAGACCCTGCGCACGATCCCCTTCCTCTCCCTGGTACCGCTGTTCATGGTCTGGTTCGGGATCAACGAGACGGCGAAGGTCCTGCTCATCGCCGTCGCCACCACCTTCCCGATGTACGTGTCGACATCGAGCGGGGTGCGCAACACCGACCCGAAACTCATCGAGGCCATGCGGAGCTTCGGCATGGGCCGGTTCGCCCTCGTGCGCGAGGTGGTCCTGCCCGGCGCGCTGCCCTCCCTGCTCGCCGGGCTGCGGCTCTCCACGACACTCAGCGTCATCGCGCTGATCGCCGCGGAGGAGATCAACGCCACCGCCGGCATCGGCTATCTGATGTCCCAGGCCCAGAGTTACGCCCGCACCGACATCCTCGCCGTCTGCATCCTCGTCTACGGGCTCCTCGGACTGGCCGCCGACATCCTCGTACGGCTGCTGGAACGCGTACTGATGCCGTGGCGCACCCCGCAGGGAGTGGCCCGATGACCGCCGACGCGACCGCCGCTCCCGCCGTACGGGTACGGGGCCTGCGCCGCGTCTTCGGAGACCGGGCCGTCCTCGACGGGCTGCGACTCGACATAGCCCGGGGGGAGTTCGTCGCCCTGCTCGGCGCCAGCGGCAGCGGGAAGACCACACTCCTGCGGATCCTCGGAGCCCTCGACGGCGCCGACGGGGGAGAGGTGCTCGTTCCGGAGGCCCGCACCATCGTCTTCCAGGAGCCCCGCCTCGTACCGTCGAAGACGGTCCTCGCCAATGTGACGGTCGCGCTGCCGCGCAGCCGTTCCGCACACGGGCTCCGGGCACTTGCCGAGGTCGGTCTGGAACGTCACGCCGAGGCCTGGCCGGCCACTCTCTCCGGTGGCGAGGCCCAGCGCGTCGCACTGGCCCGGGCCCTGGTACGTAAGCCCGAACTCCTGCTGCTCGACGAGCCGTTCGCCGCACTCGACGCCCTGACCCGGCTGAAGATGCAGGACCTGGTCGGTCAGCTGTGCAGCAGACACCGGCCGGCCGTTCTGCTGGTCACCCATGACGTCGACGAGGCCGTACGGCTGGCCGACCGGGTCGCCGTCCTGCGCGACGGGCGGCTCGTCACCGACGAGAGCGTCGATGTCGCCCGGCCGCGCGACCCCGGCGATCCGGCGTTCGCGGCGCTGCGCCGCCGCCTGCTGGACGACCTCGGGGTCGAGACCGCCCCGAAACCCACCCCCTACCCCGACCGTGCCGAAGCCGGAGTGATCTGAATGACCCTGACCATAGGTGTCCACAGCAGCAACCCGTCCCTCTACCACCTGTACCACCTCTCCCGTCTGGGCTTCGCCCAGGAGGAGCTGGCCCCGCTCGGCGAGACCGTCGTCTTCCACCCGTACACCAACGGAGCGCGTACCGGTGAGCTCCTGACCAGCGGTGTCATCGACTTCGGCGGTACCGGATCGACCCCGCCGATCACCGCCCAGGCAGCCGGCCACGACATCGTCTACACCGCGGTCTCCGCCCCACGCCCCGAACACGGCGCCCTCCTCGTCCCCGAGGAGAGCCCGGTGCGAACGGTCGCCGACCTCAAGGGCTCGACCGTGCACCTCGCGATCGGCTCCTGGCAGACCCATCTGATAGCCAAGGCCCTCGACGACGCAGGGCTCTCCTACGCCGCCGACATCACCGCCGTCCGCAGCACCGACGACAGCGAACGACTGGTGCGCACCGGCGAGATCGCCGCCTGGGTCGCCCAGGGCGAACGGCTGGCCGCCGCCCGGCGTACCGGCGGTCTGCGGACCCTGATCCGCACCGGTGACGTCATCAGCGACCGCTCGGTCTTCTTCACCCGCCGCGACCTCGCCGAGTCCCGGCCCGACGTCATCGAGGCACTGACCCGGGCACTGCGGCGCGCCGACGAATGGGCGGCGGCCCACCCCCGGCGGGCGGCCGAGATCGCCTCCGCCGACCTGGGCGGATCGGCGGACGACTGGGAGACAGCGCTCGAAACCCTGCCCTGGACGATCGAGCCGGTCACGGACGCGTTCATCGCGGAGCAGCAGGAGGCCGCCGACATCTTCCACCGCACCGGCTTCATCGACCGGCCGGTCACCGTGGACCACGCGCGTGCCCGTAAGGCCGCGGATCAGGCGGTATGACGCGATGGCGACCGAAGTCCTCTGGTACATCATCCCGCGCGAGGGCGCCTATCCCTGGGAGCCGGAGGGGCGGCGCCCGGTCGACCTGGGCTACCTCGCCCAGCTGGCCGGAACGGTTGAGCGGCTCGGCTACAGCGGTGCGCTGCTCGCCACCGACCTGTACGACGTCTGGCCGCTCGGCAGCGCGCTCGCGGCCTCCACCAGCACCCGCTTCAAGCCCCTGCTCGCCGTCCACCCC
It contains:
- a CDS encoding ABC transporter permease; protein product: MSDTTTTTTAAPPAPVRPRAEPSAVEAPPTGLVVPRPQLRRARGRGYALAVRTIGPVALLALWWVASATGLLTPDVLASPTEVLRAVGELWSNGQLPDALTTSLTRSGLGLLIGLAAGLTLGITTGFTRLGDELLDSSLQTLRTIPFLSLVPLFMVWFGINETAKVLLIAVATTFPMYVSTSSGVRNTDPKLIEAMRSFGMGRFALVREVVLPGALPSLLAGLRLSTTLSVIALIAAEEINATAGIGYLMSQAQSYARTDILAVCILVYGLLGLAADILVRLLERVLMPWRTPQGVAR
- a CDS encoding ABC transporter ATP-binding protein, coding for MTADATAAPAVRVRGLRRVFGDRAVLDGLRLDIARGEFVALLGASGSGKTTLLRILGALDGADGGEVLVPEARTIVFQEPRLVPSKTVLANVTVALPRSRSAHGLRALAEVGLERHAEAWPATLSGGEAQRVALARALVRKPELLLLDEPFAALDALTRLKMQDLVGQLCSRHRPAVLLVTHDVDEAVRLADRVAVLRDGRLVTDESVDVARPRDPGDPAFAALRRRLLDDLGVETAPKPTPYPDRAEAGVI
- a CDS encoding ABC transporter substrate-binding protein, which translates into the protein MTLTIGVHSSNPSLYHLYHLSRLGFAQEELAPLGETVVFHPYTNGARTGELLTSGVIDFGGTGSTPPITAQAAGHDIVYTAVSAPRPEHGALLVPEESPVRTVADLKGSTVHLAIGSWQTHLIAKALDDAGLSYAADITAVRSTDDSERLVRTGEIAAWVAQGERLAAARRTGGLRTLIRTGDVISDRSVFFTRRDLAESRPDVIEALTRALRRADEWAAAHPRRAAEIASADLGGSADDWETALETLPWTIEPVTDAFIAEQQEAADIFHRTGFIDRPVTVDHARARKAADQAV